A genomic region of Bactrocera dorsalis isolate Fly_Bdor chromosome 3, ASM2337382v1, whole genome shotgun sequence contains the following coding sequences:
- the LOC105233005 gene encoding cytoplasmic phosphatidylinositol transfer protein 1: FESNAFVLFIYIYRLYSLTQIVEYTCSFVPKLSITIKTKYENNNGCSENCLGLSEEELQTRLLEEVDIAFDELSNQNHYKKEEDPKFFKSVKTGRGPLIEGWRSMDEPIMCSYKLVNASFEVWGLQTKVEDFIQRSIRTVLLLGHRQAFTWIDEWYGMTLADVRAFERQKQAETNEKLKATDDN, translated from the exons TTTGAATCAAACGCCTTTGttcttttcatatacatataccgaCTGTATTCTTTGACGCAAATTGTAGAATATACC tgcTCCTTCGTGCCCAAATTAAGCATAACAATCAAAACTAAATACGAGAATAATAATGGCTGCTCAGAAAAC TGTCTGGGACTTAGCGAAGAGGAATTACAGACACGCTTATTGGAGGAAGTCGACATTGCATTTGATGAGCTTTCCAATCAGAATCATTATAAAAAAGAAGAGGAtcccaaatttttcaaatctgtGAAAACAG GTCGCGGTCCTCTCATCGAGGGCTGGAGAAGCATGGATGAGCCCATTATGTGTTCCTACAAACTGGTAAATGCTTCCTTCGAAGTTTGGGGTTTACAAACCAAGGTAGAAGATTTTATACAACGTAGCATACGCACCGTTCTGTTGTTGGGTCATAGACAGGCATTTACATGGATTGACGAGTGGTATGGCATGACTTTGGCCGATGTGCGTGCATTTGAAAGACAAAAGCAAGctgaaacaaatgaaaaattaaaagcaactGACGATAATTGA
- the LOC125777350 gene encoding uncharacterized protein LOC125777350 produces MVKFGELRIQQLKKELEERNLPISGQKADLQARLREAMEADGINVDEFEFVGPETSTKVEEKVEEQRTSSSVDMNTLLVAIKQIIAENTSQIAENAVQTENRLAQQIAENISQITENVVQTENRLAQQMTQIAENTSQLESRLTQQITENTTQLQKQVQEKFSKFEDELSTLKNGEENLKSEVLQLSNRVRELQLHGLAPSTNNQRLKAPTFDGSIPFQIFKLQFEKTATANNWNAADKVASLFVSLKGPAAEILQTIPDCERDNYEALMSAIERRYGSEHRKQIYQIELQNRGQKMNESLQEFATEIERLAHLANADAPVDYIERVKIQCFINGIRDVDTKRATYALPKRTFAETVSHALTQETASLLSKPAHKVQRVEMEQPALMEEILKTLKTIAAQRVNTTGRCFNCRKAGHFARNCKIKVNPSKWKQPTEHRKRIHHKNADALSHRPCPLEFKHCSKSEGKEGIIDVRSLNIEPEDDWTPHRIRINQLEDPDLAKLVMAKENGVRPPKEQISSESPTAKAYWAQWNSINLVNGYLHRTWESEDGKQSRLLIIVPKSMIPKVLKEYHNGPSGGHLGITKTIEKIKQRFYWIGCRDSIAEWISNCVECMAAKGPKAKSRGRLQQYNVGSPFERVAMDVAGPFPTSTAGNKYLLVVMDYFSKWPEVYALPNQEAKTVAEAFVENWITRFGVPVELHSDQGRNFESSIFQEVCTLLGIHKTRTTALYPQSDGMVERFNRTLEEHLRKIVDKDQRNWDKCIQMFLLAYRSAKHETTGYTPAKIIFGSDLRLPADLKIRTNPTAVRNDGDYCSALKEEMNELHLMVRQHTHLMSNKMKDRFDQAANSKGFEEGDLVLLYNPLRKKGLSPKLQTAWEGPYMVMKRLNDVVYRIQRNGKARCKMKVVHLERLAPFGSRGFVPNRDD; encoded by the coding sequence atggttaaattcggagaattgagaattcagcaattaaaaaaagaactggaggagcgtaatttgccgataagcgggcaaaaggcggatctgcaggcacgattacgtgaagcaatggaagcggatggaattaatgtggacgagttcgaatttgttgggccagaaacttctacaaaggtagaagagaaagtagaagaacaacgaacatcatcaagtgtagacatgaacacgttgttagtggctattaagcaaataatagctgaaaatacatcacaaatagcagaaaatgcagtgcaaacagaaaatcgtctggcacagcaaatagctgaaaatatatcacaaataacagaaaatgtagtgcaaacagaaaatcgtttggcacagcaaatgacgcaaatagctgaaaatacatcacagttagagtctcgccttacacaacagattacggaaaatactacacaactacaaaaacaagtgcaagagaaattttcaaaatttgaagacgaattaagcactttaaaaaatggcgaagaaaatttaaaatcagaagttctgcaattaagtaatcgtgtgcgagaactgcaactacatggccttgcaccatcaacaaataatcaaagattgaaggcacccacattcgatggaagtattccatttcaaattttcaaacttcagtttgaaaagacagcaacggccaataattggaatgcagcggacaaagtggcgtccttgtttgtatcattgaaaggaccggcagcagaaatccttcagactattccagactgtgaacgggacaactatgaggcattgatgagtgcgatagaaagacgttatggtagtgagcaccggaaacaaatataccagatcgaactgcaaaataggggtcagaagatgaacgagtcattgcaagagttcgcaactgaaatagaacgactggctcatttggcaaatgcagatgcacctgtggattacattgagagggtaaaaattcaatgtttcataaatggaattcgtgatgtggacaccaaacgcgccacatatgcattgccaaaaagaacgtttgctgaaacggtttcgcacgcgctcacacaggaaacagcttccctactaagtaaaccagcacacaaagtacaaagggttgaaatggaacaaccggcgctgatggaagaaatattgaagactctgaagacaattgctgcacagcgagtaaatacaacaggcagatgtttcaactgtagaaaagcgggtcactttgcccgaaattgcaagataaaagtaaacccatcaaaatggaaacaaccaacagaacaccgaaagaggattcaccacaaaaatgcggatgcattatcacatcgcccttgtccactggaatttaaacattgctccaaatcagaaggaaaagaaggtataatcgacgtgcgatcactgaatatagaacctgaagatgattggactcctcatcgcatcagaatcaatcagctggaggaccctgatcttgcaaagctggtaatggccaaagaaaatggggtacgaccaccaaaggaacaaataagtagcgagagtccaactgcaaaagcatattgggcccaatggaacagcataaacctcgttaatggataccttcatcgtacctgggaaagcgaagatggcaaacagtctcgtctgctgatcatagtaccgaagtccatgatcccaaaagtattgaaagaatatcacaatggacctagtggagggcaccttggaattacaaaaactatagagaagattaaacaacggttctactggatcggttgtcgagattccatagcagaatggataagtaattgcgtagagtgcatggcagctaaaggtcctaaagccaaaagtcgcggtaggctacaacagtacaacgtgggatcaccatttgaacgagtcgcaatggatgttgcaggtccgttcccaaccagtacggccggaaacaaatatctactggttgtcatggactatttcagtaaatggccagaagtatatgccttaccaaaccaagaggcgaagacagtagccgaagcgtttgtagaaaattggataacaaggttcggagtgcccgtcgaattacactcagatcaaggcaggaatttcgaatcttccattttccaagaagtctgtacattattgggcatccacaagacacggacaacagcgttatacccacaatcagatgggatggtagagagattcaaccgaacgctcgaagaacatctgcggaaaatcgttgataaagatcaacggaattgggacaagtgcatccagatgttcctgctggcgtatcgttcagcgaagcacgagacaactggttacacgccagcaaagattattttcggatctgatctgcgactccctgctgatcttaagattagaacgaatcctacagctgtaagaaatgatggagattattgttctgccttaaaggaagaaatgaatgaattgcatctaatggtaagacagcatacgcatctgatgagcaataagatgaaggaccggttcgatcaagcggcaaattcaaaaggttttgaagaaggtgatctggtcctgttgtacaatccacttcgaaagaaaggcttgtccccgaaattgcagacagcctgggaaggaccctatatggtgatgaaacgacttaatgacgtggtataccgcatacaaagaaatgggaaagcacgatgtaaaatgaaagtagtacatttggagaggctcgccccatttggttcaagaggatttgtgcctaatcgggacgattag